Proteins encoded together in one Oncorhynchus mykiss isolate Arlee chromosome 7, USDA_OmykA_1.1, whole genome shotgun sequence window:
- the LOC110527909 gene encoding ubiquitin carboxyl-terminal hydrolase CYLD isoform X2, which translates to MEFKGDGKEKFFIVTRGKVRKGFSRGCIGRVEAVMHKGELMGLLYGGGSSGNPKSGDMVKREDTYPLTRHQAQLLLFVSPSSKRLELLCNPQLFSAICVLSQDDLVVVKHKKGHQPGLVRNLMLIGKKENQGDLLMLGFEVEFVQDSDQTVSPKKPAPLPLFSAADIVQVVPAYSVGIGPRWKDSYSEGLNRKAVSPINSMPNMGSRGQQVRDINHLDQNVTQTPTQSPSHHPFEVGSMVEVTSNTGITVYGVIRWMGVLSENKNDWAGIELDYEVNNCSDGTYGGQQYFTCKGGRALFVPLTKCSPDGRFLCPPTEKETLKATDIPPVVPLEETDENVPPIPESEALSLLVGKMKGIQGHYNSCYLDATLFSLFCSSMTLDSVCHKPDGTEKSISCSLKKDIVNRLRRQGFVPAESVMNFRKQLGCDTFVTEEKDPEEFITILLQRVLCMKSLLKLRSNNDTSQDAYTFQIILDKEQVTQTPTVQQLLDISLLSCGLKFEEIPSCLMVHMPRFGKKYKMFPYIIPSTEFDITDLLYNSPRECFLCGRLAEYECPQCLQDRKLQPGRIKQYCTTCKTKVHIHPSRQSHCPKALAVPAEVPADAPVPRHKMQLFAVLCIHTSHYVSFVKYGPGPRSWLFFDSMADRCDP; encoded by the exons ATGGAATTTAAAGGAGATGGGAAGGAAAAGTTCTTCATAGTGACACGGGGGAAGGTGAGAAAAGGCTTCTCCAGAGGATGTATCGGCCGTGTGGAAGCAGTGATGCATAAGGGAGAGCTGATGGGACTGTTGTACGGAGGTGGCAGCAGTGGGAATCCTAAGAGCGGGGACATGGTGAAGAGGGAGGACACGTACCCCCTCACCCGACACCAGGCCCAGCTGCTGCTCTTCGTGTCCCCCTCCAGCAAACGCCTGGAGCTCCTGTGTAACCCCCAGCTCTTTTCAGCCATCTGTGTACTGTCTCAGGATGACTTGGTAGTGGTTAAGCACAAGAAAGGTCACCAGCCAGGCCTGGTTCGGAACCTGATGCTGATCGGTAAGAAGGAGAACCAAGGGGACCTGCTGATGCTGGGCTTTGAGGTTGAGTTTGTG CAGGACTCTGATCAAACAGTGTCCCCTAAGAAGCCAGCTCCTCTCCCCCTGTTCAGTGCAGCAGACATTGTCCAGGTTGTCCCAGCATACTCTGTAGGCATTGGCCCTCGCTGGAAAGACAGTTATTCAGAGG GTCTAAACAGAAAGGCGGTGTCACCTATCAACTCCATGCCTAATATGGGATCTCGTGGACAACAAGTGAGAGATATAAACCATTTAGACCAGAATGTCACCCAAACCCCAACCCAAAGCCCGTCACACCACCCTTTTGAGGTGGGATCCATGGTGGAGGTAACATCCAACACTGGGATAACTGTATACGGGGTGATCCGTTGGATGGGCGTCCTTTCAGAAAATAAAAACGACTGGGCCGGAATTGAGCTG GATTATGAGGTGAATAATTGCTCAGATGGGACGTATGGAGGCCAGCAGTATTTCACTTGTAAAGGGGGCAGGGCCTTGTTTGTGCCCCTCACAAAGTGCAGTCCAGATGGAAGGTTCTTATGTCCCCCCACTGAAAAGGAGACCCTCAAAGCAACAGATATCCCCCCAG TCGTTCCATTGGAGGAAACAGATGAGAACGTCCCTCCTATACCTGAGTCGGAAGCCCTGTCTTTGCTTGTGGGCAAGATGAAGGGGATCCAGGGGCACTATAACTCCTGCTACCTCGACGCCACTCTCTTCAG TCTGTTCTGCTCATCTATGACCCTGGACAGTGTTTGccacaaaccagatggcacagaAAAGAGCATATCTTGCTCTCTGAAGAAAGACATTGTCAACCGTTTGCGCAG ACAAGGTTTTGTGCCTGCTGAGAGCGTAATGAACTTCCGCAAGCAGCTCGGGTGTGACACCTTTGTAACAGAAGAGAAAG ACCCTGAAGAGTTCATCACAATCCTTCTACAGCGGGTGCTTTGCATGAAGTCATTGCTTAAACTCAG GTCGAATAACGACACATCTCAGGATGCCTACACATTCCAGATTATTCTGGATAAGGAGCAGGTGACACAGACTCCCACTGTCCAGCAACTCCTGGATATCTCCTTGCTGTCTTGTGGCCTCAAGTTTGAGGAG ATCCCATCCTGCCTCATGGTCCACATGCCAAGGTTTGGGAAGAAGTACAAGATGTTCCCCTACATTATCCCCTCAACAGAATTTGACATCACAGATCTTCTATACAACT CCCCCCGAGAATGCTTCCTCTGTGGGCGTTTGGCAGAGTACGAGTGCCCCCAGTGCCTACAAGACCGCAAGCTCCAGCCAGGAAGAATCAAACAGTATTGCACTACCTGCAAGACAAAG GTGCACATTCATCCCTCTCGGCAGAGCCACTGCCCTAAAGCCCTGGCAGTGCCAGCGGAGGTGCCAGCAGATGCCCCTGTACCCAGGCACAAAATGCAGTTGTTCGCTGTGCTCTGTATCCACACCAGCCACTATGTGTCCTTTGTAAAGTATGGCCCTGGCCCTCGCTCCTGGCTCTTCTTCGACAGCATGGCAGACAGATGTG ATCCCTAA
- the LOC110527909 gene encoding ubiquitin carboxyl-terminal hydrolase CYLD isoform X1 has translation MEFKGDGKEKFFIVTRGKVRKGFSRGCIGRVEAVMHKGELMGLLYGGGSSGNPKSGDMVKREDTYPLTRHQAQLLLFVSPSSKRLELLCNPQLFSAICVLSQDDLVVVKHKKGHQPGLVRNLMLIGKKENQGDLLMLGFEVEFVQDSDQTVSPKKPAPLPLFSAADIVQVVPAYSVGIGPRWKDSYSEGLNRKAVSPINSMPNMGSRGQQVRDINHLDQNVTQTPTQSPSHHPFEVGSMVEVTSNTGITVYGVIRWMGVLSENKNDWAGIELDYEVNNCSDGTYGGQQYFTCKGGRALFVPLTKCSPDGRFLCPPTEKETLKATDIPPVVPLEETDENVPPIPESEALSLLVGKMKGIQGHYNSCYLDATLFSLFCSSMTLDSVCHKPDGTEKSISCSLKKDIVNRLRRQGFVPAESVMNFRKQLGCDTFVTEEKDPEEFITILLQRVLCMKSLLKLRSNNDTSQDAYTFQIILDKEQVTQTPTVQQLLDISLLSCGLKFEEIPSCLMVHMPRFGKKYKMFPYIIPSTEFDITDLLYNSPRECFLCGRLAEYECPQCLQDRKLQPGRIKQYCTTCKTKVHIHPSRQSHCPKALAVPAEVPADAPVPRHKMQLFAVLCIHTSHYVSFVKYGPGPRSWLFFDSMADRCGDDQSGYNIPEIRACPEVGDFLSQSEEELARADPSQAGEPVRRLLSDSYMCLYQSASMALYR, from the exons ATGGAATTTAAAGGAGATGGGAAGGAAAAGTTCTTCATAGTGACACGGGGGAAGGTGAGAAAAGGCTTCTCCAGAGGATGTATCGGCCGTGTGGAAGCAGTGATGCATAAGGGAGAGCTGATGGGACTGTTGTACGGAGGTGGCAGCAGTGGGAATCCTAAGAGCGGGGACATGGTGAAGAGGGAGGACACGTACCCCCTCACCCGACACCAGGCCCAGCTGCTGCTCTTCGTGTCCCCCTCCAGCAAACGCCTGGAGCTCCTGTGTAACCCCCAGCTCTTTTCAGCCATCTGTGTACTGTCTCAGGATGACTTGGTAGTGGTTAAGCACAAGAAAGGTCACCAGCCAGGCCTGGTTCGGAACCTGATGCTGATCGGTAAGAAGGAGAACCAAGGGGACCTGCTGATGCTGGGCTTTGAGGTTGAGTTTGTG CAGGACTCTGATCAAACAGTGTCCCCTAAGAAGCCAGCTCCTCTCCCCCTGTTCAGTGCAGCAGACATTGTCCAGGTTGTCCCAGCATACTCTGTAGGCATTGGCCCTCGCTGGAAAGACAGTTATTCAGAGG GTCTAAACAGAAAGGCGGTGTCACCTATCAACTCCATGCCTAATATGGGATCTCGTGGACAACAAGTGAGAGATATAAACCATTTAGACCAGAATGTCACCCAAACCCCAACCCAAAGCCCGTCACACCACCCTTTTGAGGTGGGATCCATGGTGGAGGTAACATCCAACACTGGGATAACTGTATACGGGGTGATCCGTTGGATGGGCGTCCTTTCAGAAAATAAAAACGACTGGGCCGGAATTGAGCTG GATTATGAGGTGAATAATTGCTCAGATGGGACGTATGGAGGCCAGCAGTATTTCACTTGTAAAGGGGGCAGGGCCTTGTTTGTGCCCCTCACAAAGTGCAGTCCAGATGGAAGGTTCTTATGTCCCCCCACTGAAAAGGAGACCCTCAAAGCAACAGATATCCCCCCAG TCGTTCCATTGGAGGAAACAGATGAGAACGTCCCTCCTATACCTGAGTCGGAAGCCCTGTCTTTGCTTGTGGGCAAGATGAAGGGGATCCAGGGGCACTATAACTCCTGCTACCTCGACGCCACTCTCTTCAG TCTGTTCTGCTCATCTATGACCCTGGACAGTGTTTGccacaaaccagatggcacagaAAAGAGCATATCTTGCTCTCTGAAGAAAGACATTGTCAACCGTTTGCGCAG ACAAGGTTTTGTGCCTGCTGAGAGCGTAATGAACTTCCGCAAGCAGCTCGGGTGTGACACCTTTGTAACAGAAGAGAAAG ACCCTGAAGAGTTCATCACAATCCTTCTACAGCGGGTGCTTTGCATGAAGTCATTGCTTAAACTCAG GTCGAATAACGACACATCTCAGGATGCCTACACATTCCAGATTATTCTGGATAAGGAGCAGGTGACACAGACTCCCACTGTCCAGCAACTCCTGGATATCTCCTTGCTGTCTTGTGGCCTCAAGTTTGAGGAG ATCCCATCCTGCCTCATGGTCCACATGCCAAGGTTTGGGAAGAAGTACAAGATGTTCCCCTACATTATCCCCTCAACAGAATTTGACATCACAGATCTTCTATACAACT CCCCCCGAGAATGCTTCCTCTGTGGGCGTTTGGCAGAGTACGAGTGCCCCCAGTGCCTACAAGACCGCAAGCTCCAGCCAGGAAGAATCAAACAGTATTGCACTACCTGCAAGACAAAG GTGCACATTCATCCCTCTCGGCAGAGCCACTGCCCTAAAGCCCTGGCAGTGCCAGCGGAGGTGCCAGCAGATGCCCCTGTACCCAGGCACAAAATGCAGTTGTTCGCTGTGCTCTGTATCCACACCAGCCACTATGTGTCCTTTGTAAAGTATGGCCCTGGCCCTCGCTCCTGGCTCTTCTTCGACAGCATGGCAGACAGATGTG GTGATGACCAGAGTGGCTACAACATTCCAGAGATCAGGGCTTGTCCTGAGGTGGGTGACTTCCTGTCTCAGTCAGAGGAGGAGCTAGCGCGGGCTGACCCCTCCCAGGCTGGAGAGCCTGTCCGCAGGCTGCTGAGTGACTCCTACATGTGTTTGTATCAGAGTGCCTCCATGGCACTCTACAGATAA